One stretch of Patescibacteria group bacterium DNA includes these proteins:
- the holA gene encoding DNA polymerase III subunit delta, producing the protein MIILIHGQDTFRSRQKLRELILSFKQKFDTNGLNLISFKESSTTDELFQAAATAPFLAPKKMVIAENISQRVKDWDVIAPLWKRVPDETILVLWEEAEEKSLSKAFAGLPKKDVFFYEYSPLSPAETRRWLVDRCREKKISIRPAVLDLLTEKVGFDLWRLDSELDKLSARAAGKEITKQHIDELVDTRLEDNIFLFCDALAQKNTKLALDLLERLMRSGVNEFELLGKLIWQFRILLKMRSYFDDDPSANSARAAKDLGLHPFVANKNSAIVKNFKSAELTALYRKALELEISLKTGRVEPTLGLEMLVAAI; encoded by the coding sequence ATGATAATACTAATTCACGGTCAAGACACCTTCCGCTCACGGCAGAAACTACGCGAGCTTATTTTGAGTTTTAAGCAAAAATTTGATACCAATGGTTTGAATTTGATTTCTTTTAAAGAGAGTTCTACCACCGACGAACTTTTTCAGGCCGCGGCCACGGCCCCATTTCTCGCGCCCAAAAAAATGGTCATTGCCGAGAATATAAGCCAGCGGGTAAAGGACTGGGACGTCATCGCTCCGCTCTGGAAGCGTGTTCCGGATGAGACTATTCTCGTGCTTTGGGAAGAGGCGGAAGAGAAAAGTCTGAGCAAGGCCTTTGCGGGCTTGCCGAAGAAAGATGTATTTTTTTATGAATATTCCCCACTCTCGCCGGCCGAAACGCGGCGCTGGCTCGTGGACCGCTGCCGCGAAAAAAAGATTTCCATCCGGCCGGCCGTGCTTGACCTCCTGACCGAAAAAGTCGGATTTGATCTTTGGCGGCTGGATTCCGAACTTGATAAGCTTTCGGCGCGCGCCGCAGGCAAGGAAATCACAAAACAGCACATTGACGAGTTGGTTGACACGCGGCTTGAAGATAATATATTTCTTTTTTGCGACGCGTTGGCGCAGAAAAACACCAAGTTGGCGCTGGATTTGCTTGAGCGATTAATGCGCTCCGGGGTCAATGAGTTTGAACTCTTGGGTAAGCTCATTTGGCAGTTTAGGATATTACTCAAGATGCGTTCATATTTTGATGATGATCCGTCGGCCAATTCGGCTCGCGCGGCTAAAGATTTGGGGCTTCACCCGTTCGTGGCGAATAAAAATAGCGCGATTGTCAAAAATTTTAAATCCGCCGAACTTACTGCTCTGTATAGAAAAGCTCTGGAATTGGAGATCAGCCTCAAGACTGGCCGCGTTGAACCGACTCTCGGGCTGGAGATGCTCGTGGCGGCGATATAG
- a CDS encoding O-antigen ligase family protein has translation MKDTINASVTRSRVSIFCTHAIEMLWLFLLVALPLFYYRSHQSFNMPKIQLMCITVAFMIAIWIIKSIEGRRFTVRGGAMLWLMTAYFGVMALSTIFSFYPAASWWGTYIRFEGMITYLFYFSAFYLIFWHLRTLTQAYRFFMVAALASLPVSIYGFFQYYGYDFLKFTEDASGFSEIISTLGNSLYLSDYLIMVLPLAFALALIAKRWYCRAAWLALVFTDIYALVLTGKRSGFVALVVMAAIGGFLLLWRWRRSIAIAVGAVGLAAVLMLAFNFNTLSQSGLVQNTPYLRRVASIFNFEDITIKERLAVWQLAVGFIMDRPIIGHGVETFGYVFNAQYPPSFTAMPETIFDRAHNLFLDTAFNVGLVGFVIYLAIFGLAIFQSLKIFFREKNQWFSYLSWGICVALIGFVAHNQFMFENAATRYFLFSYFAVAAAIPLAIQRERKIAAVPAEPIRPTEKIKFWASPEYKIIYYAILIAALAYSVKFHIFPISGDFFYNRALSFGSLADKNMREVELEKAMYYIPDYRSAVYYQRMGADCFIYAQNIKDETRDVSFEKSINWYNEAAEKDPWRYQIFQEEAQVFMIWSKFTTDEAVAQERRDQANILFEKSVSLSPGRQSIYWDWGRALINIKLWDKGIIKYQHAIDMDPLIGRSYFELGKAYRDTSEPEKAREAFDKAIELGYTGDESDPL, from the coding sequence ATGAAAGATACAATCAACGCTAGCGTGACAAGAAGCAGGGTCTCCATATTCTGTACCCACGCGATTGAAATGCTGTGGTTATTTTTGCTCGTGGCCCTGCCGCTGTTTTATTACCGTTCACATCAGTCGTTTAACATGCCAAAAATCCAGCTCATGTGCATTACGGTCGCGTTCATGATTGCCATCTGGATTATAAAAAGTATTGAGGGGCGCCGTTTTACTGTACGCGGCGGAGCCATGCTCTGGCTCATGACCGCTTATTTCGGCGTCATGGCCTTGTCCACGATTTTTAGTTTCTACCCTGCGGCCAGCTGGTGGGGCACTTACATCCGTTTTGAAGGCATGATTACCTATCTGTTTTATTTTTCCGCTTTTTATTTAATTTTCTGGCATCTCCGGACTTTGACGCAGGCCTATCGGTTTTTTATGGTGGCAGCGCTCGCCTCTTTGCCGGTTTCGATTTATGGCTTTTTTCAATACTATGGCTATGACTTTTTGAAATTTACAGAGGACGCGTCCGGTTTTTCGGAAATCATTTCTACTCTGGGAAATTCGCTTTATCTCTCCGATTATCTGATCATGGTACTGCCGCTCGCCTTTGCCCTGGCACTGATCGCGAAACGCTGGTATTGCCGCGCCGCTTGGCTCGCGCTTGTATTTACGGATATATATGCCCTGGTGCTCACCGGTAAGCGTTCGGGCTTTGTTGCTCTCGTCGTCATGGCGGCAATCGGCGGATTCCTTTTGCTCTGGCGTTGGCGCCGGTCAATTGCCATCGCCGTTGGCGCGGTTGGGCTTGCCGCGGTTCTGATGCTCGCTTTCAATTTCAACACCCTATCGCAATCAGGCCTGGTCCAGAATACACCCTATCTGCGGAGAGTCGCGAGCATTTTTAATTTTGAAGACATTACAATCAAAGAGCGTTTAGCGGTTTGGCAGCTTGCGGTCGGTTTTATTATGGATCGCCCGATCATCGGCCACGGCGTGGAAACTTTTGGTTATGTATTTAATGCCCAATATCCGCCGTCTTTTACCGCAATGCCGGAAACGATTTTTGACCGCGCCCACAATTTATTTCTGGATACCGCATTTAATGTTGGGCTGGTCGGCTTCGTTATATATCTTGCCATCTTTGGCTTGGCCATATTTCAGAGCTTGAAGATTTTTTTCAGAGAGAAAAATCAATGGTTCTCATATCTCAGCTGGGGAATCTGCGTGGCGCTCATAGGTTTTGTGGCTCACAACCAGTTTATGTTTGAAAACGCGGCAACGCGATACTTCCTTTTTTCATATTTTGCCGTGGCTGCGGCGATTCCGCTTGCGATCCAACGTGAACGTAAAATTGCTGCCGTGCCAGCTGAGCCGATCAGGCCGACGGAAAAAATTAAATTCTGGGCATCCCCGGAATACAAAATTATTTATTACGCCATACTGATTGCGGCCCTGGCTTATTCGGTAAAATTTCACATCTTTCCAATTTCCGGAGACTTTTTCTATAATAGGGCGTTGAGTTTCGGCAGTCTGGCGGATAAAAATATGCGGGAAGTTGAATTAGAAAAAGCCATGTACTATATTCCGGATTACCGGTCCGCTGTTTATTATCAGAGAATGGGCGCTGACTGTTTTATTTATGCACAGAATATAAAAGACGAAACACGCGATGTCAGTTTTGAAAAAAGCATTAACTGGTACAATGAGGCCGCGGAAAAAGATCCCTGGCGCTACCAAATTTTTCAGGAAGAAGCGCAGGTTTTCATGATTTGGAGCAAATTTACCACCGATGAGGCCGTGGCTCAGGAGAGGCGGGATCAGGCAAACATACTATTTGAAAAATCGGTCTCTCTAAGTCCCGGTCGTCAATCAATATATTGGGACTGGGGCCGCGCTTTAATCAACATCAAACTTTGGGATAAAGGCATTATTAAATATCAGCACGCGATCGATATGGATCCTTTGATCGGCCGGTCGTATTTTGAACTGGGCAAGGCATACCGCGATACGAGCGAGCCGGAAAAAGCGCGGGAAGCGTTCGATAAAGCAATTGAGCTTGGTTACACCGGCGATGAGAGCGATCCACTCTAA
- a CDS encoding four helix bundle protein has product MADKNAYRETLKQKMDEYVHLVYKVTRNFPAEERFGSASQLRRSALSVILNYIEGFARIRLNVKLNFLEIAYGSLKESKYLIYFSMKEGYIFKEDYQTLIGLADNIGAMLWSEIAQGSKKRDKN; this is encoded by the coding sequence ATGGCGGATAAGAATGCCTACAGAGAAACTTTAAAGCAAAAGATGGACGAATATGTCCATCTTGTTTATAAAGTCACTAGAAATTTTCCGGCTGAAGAAAGATTCGGTTCAGCGTCGCAGTTGCGTCGGTCGGCTTTATCGGTAATTTTGAACTATATTGAGGGATTCGCTCGCATAAGATTAAATGTAAAATTAAATTTTCTTGAAATCGCTTATGGCTCACTCAAAGAATCAAAATATTTGATATATTTCTCAATGAAGGAAGGGTATATATTCAAAGAAGATTACCAGACCCTAATCGGACTTGCCGACAATATCGGGGCCATGCTCTGGTCTGAAATAGCGCAAGGCAGTAAAAAGCGAGACAAAAATTGA
- a CDS encoding transglycosylase domain-containing protein: MPLPQLIQKNGFFAKKLYPNKKPKLKTKGLLRKIFYGAGAGVLLLFIVTAVLFAWYSRELPNPDNLQERTVAQSTKIYDRTGEILLYEIHGEENRTLIKIEDIPEYAIWATIVLEDRDFYKHHGFNLRGILRSVLSNFIKGTRVGGSTITQQFVKNSILSPEKTMTRKLKELILSIELEQRFSKDQILQLYFNEIPYGSTNYGIEAASQNYFGKNVKDITLSEAAVLAALPQAPTKYLNDQELLRGRRDYALDQMAELGYITREEADTAKAEEVKIRPRIDNIKAPHFVFYVKQLLSEKYGERTVEQGGLKVISTLDITKQEIADRAVREHIEQNGESQKFSNGSLVAIDPKTGQVLAMVGSKDFFDDTIDGQVNVSLMPRQPGSSFKPVVYTMGFMKGYTAETILWDVLTTFKTATTPYIPHNYDLRERGAVTVRTALQGSLNIPAVKMIYLAGIDNVLDLAEKMGYTTFSDRSRFGLSLVLGGGEVKLLEHTGAYAIFAAEGKKYPINPILKVEDPWGKTLEEWQQPEGEQVIPAEAARLTSNILSDNAARAYVFGTGSYLQLGARPVAAKTGTTNDYRDGWTIGYTPSLAAGVWIGNNDNSEMSRVGGSLGAAPIWNRFMREALEGTEIEKFTAPPANDAAKPVLAGKSAEELKVNVDRASGKLATEYTPASYTEERTYREAHCILYYVDRDNPRGPAPTNPGVDPQFAGWEAAVQEWVKKNDPGFVATAPPTEYDDLHVPANRPFVQMTAPENNATVTERRVHVAATASALRGVARIEYYIDETKIGTTWGSGSDAVFFIPNSVDKGFHALRARAFDDIDNSEVDEITINLLAEKIPLEILFTNPEAGDVVLQNEFPLPVTAELSDISNIKKIDFYWGENEFYGTLIGSVVAPSENVMTVSWGIAPRPGSYRLWLEAEDLNGQRTKSEVIVVRVE, from the coding sequence ATGCCACTACCGCAATTAATACAAAAAAACGGATTTTTCGCGAAAAAGCTTTATCCGAACAAAAAACCCAAACTAAAAACAAAGGGGTTGCTGCGAAAAATTTTTTACGGCGCCGGCGCCGGCGTTCTTTTGCTATTTATTGTAACCGCCGTGCTTTTTGCCTGGTATTCGCGCGAGCTGCCGAATCCGGACAATCTGCAGGAGCGGACCGTGGCGCAGAGTACGAAAATTTATGATCGCACCGGGGAAATTTTATTGTATGAAATTCACGGAGAAGAAAACCGCACGCTTATAAAAATTGAGGACATCCCTGAATACGCCATCTGGGCGACCATCGTGCTCGAAGACCGCGATTTTTACAAACACCATGGCTTTAATCTCCGGGGCATTCTCCGATCGGTTTTATCCAATTTCATTAAAGGCACGCGCGTCGGCGGATCCACCATCACCCAGCAATTCGTGAAGAATTCGATCTTGAGTCCGGAAAAAACAATGACCCGAAAATTAAAGGAGTTAATTCTTTCCATTGAACTTGAACAAAGATTTTCCAAAGACCAGATTCTCCAGCTTTATTTTAATGAGATTCCCTACGGCTCAACCAACTACGGCATTGAAGCCGCTAGCCAGAATTATTTCGGAAAGAACGTAAAAGACATCACGCTCTCTGAAGCCGCGGTGCTCGCCGCTCTGCCGCAGGCGCCGACAAAATATCTGAACGACCAGGAACTTTTGCGCGGCCGGCGTGACTACGCCCTTGATCAGATGGCCGAACTCGGCTACATCACGCGCGAAGAAGCCGATACGGCCAAGGCCGAAGAAGTTAAAATACGGCCGCGGATTGACAACATCAAGGCGCCGCATTTTGTTTTTTATGTAAAGCAGCTACTCTCGGAAAAATACGGCGAGCGCACGGTTGAACAGGGCGGGCTTAAGGTAATTTCAACGCTCGATATTACAAAACAGGAGATTGCTGATCGTGCAGTGCGCGAGCACATTGAACAAAACGGCGAGAGCCAAAAATTTTCCAATGGTTCGCTTGTCGCAATCGATCCAAAAACCGGACAGGTGCTCGCAATGGTCGGCTCAAAAGATTTTTTTGACGATACCATCGACGGACAGGTGAATGTATCCCTCATGCCGCGCCAACCGGGCTCATCTTTTAAACCGGTTGTTTATACTATGGGGTTCATGAAAGGCTACACCGCGGAAACGATTCTTTGGGACGTACTCACTACTTTCAAGACCGCGACCACGCCGTACATTCCGCATAATTACGACCTCAGGGAGCGGGGGGCAGTGACCGTGCGGACCGCGCTTCAAGGTTCGCTTAATATCCCGGCCGTAAAAATGATTTATCTTGCGGGCATTGATAATGTGCTAGATTTAGCGGAAAAAATGGGTTACACCACATTTTCTGACCGCTCGCGTTTCGGACTTTCACTGGTTCTTGGCGGTGGGGAAGTAAAACTCCTGGAGCACACCGGAGCGTACGCGATTTTCGCGGCCGAAGGAAAAAAATATCCCATAAACCCAATTCTCAAAGTGGAAGACCCGTGGGGAAAAACACTTGAGGAATGGCAACAGCCCGAGGGCGAGCAGGTGATTCCGGCCGAGGCAGCGCGGCTCACGAGCAATATATTATCCGATAACGCAGCGCGCGCTTATGTTTTTGGCACCGGGTCGTATCTCCAACTCGGTGCACGCCCGGTGGCGGCCAAGACCGGCACGACCAATGATTATCGCGACGGCTGGACAATCGGCTACACGCCGAGCCTCGCGGCCGGGGTGTGGATCGGCAATAATGACAATTCCGAAATGTCGCGCGTCGGCGGCTCACTTGGCGCCGCACCGATCTGGAATCGATTTATGCGCGAAGCGCTGGAAGGAACCGAAATTGAAAAATTTACCGCGCCGCCGGCAAATGACGCGGCTAAGCCGGTGCTCGCGGGCAAATCAGCCGAAGAATTAAAAGTAAATGTTGACCGCGCGTCCGGCAAACTCGCGACCGAATACACGCCAGCTTCGTATACCGAAGAACGGACTTACCGCGAGGCGCACTGCATTTTATATTACGTTGACCGCGACAATCCACGCGGCCCGGCGCCAACAAATCCCGGGGTTGATCCGCAATTTGCGGGCTGGGAAGCCGCGGTGCAGGAATGGGTAAAGAAAAACGACCCCGGCTTTGTCGCGACCGCGCCGCCAACCGAATATGACGACCTGCACGTACCCGCGAACCGGCCGTTTGTGCAGATGACGGCGCCGGAAAATAACGCGACCGTAACCGAGCGCCGCGTTCATGTCGCGGCAACCGCGAGCGCGCTGCGCGGCGTCGCGAGAATTGAATATTATATCGATGAAACAAAAATCGGCACGACTTGGGGAAGCGGATCGGACGCCGTATTTTTCATACCGAACAGCGTGGACAAAGGATTTCACGCATTGCGCGCCCGGGCATTTGACGACATCGACAACAGCGAGGTTGATGAAATCACAATCAACCTGCTTGCCGAAAAGATTCCGCTTGAAATCCTTTTCACAAATCCCGAAGCCGGGGATGTGGTTCTGCAAAATGAATTTCCGCTACCGGTCACGGCCGAGCTTTCGGATATTTCAAACATCAAAAAAATCGATTTCTACTGGGGTGAGAATGAATTTTACGGCACTCTCATCGGCTCAGTGGTGGCGCCGAGCGAAAACGTAATGACTGTCTCCTGGGGAATCGCGCCGCGGCCGGGCAGCTACCGGCTCTGGCTTGAAGCCGAGGACTTGAACGGGCAGAGAACAAAAAGCGAGGTGATCGTGGTCCGAGTTGAATAA
- the polA gene encoding DNA polymerase I: protein MKEQKKKTLLILDGNALLHRAWHALPPLTDPKGRIVNAVYGFISVLLKMIKEQAPEYMAVTFDKAGPTFRHEEFKEYKATRVKQPDELYAQIPMVKDILRVFNIPVFEAAGYEADDVIGTLSRILDPRMDVDSVIVTGDMDTLQLVDRNTRVLAFVKGLSQATLYGESEVRERYGLPPDHLIDYKAIAGDASDNIPGVPGIGPKGAGDLIREFDSLENVYHEVKVHPEKFKKGTLEKLQKGEKMAKLSQKLSKIIIDVPIKFALEKCELGKWNRDEMVAALGEFGFKSLIAKLPGAESENKGTMEQGNNRTSGRVGSIREMEKALAGIAREKQIAVAAEIGAAGLFGASLAGLAVYFPESGAQFFDLARLSKTDLKKFVDLAAPVLENENIKKIGHDLKREAALLAGQGIRLAGFDFDVMIAAYLLSSGTRSYDLESVILQEFGEEMKIGTADSAANKIKRIWDLRDALEPRLSEAGMAKLFQEIEMPLVPVLAAMEQIGVKIDSGFLNKMAVKVDESIEKLSKKIYKMAGGEFNINSPTQLKEVLFEKLAISPAGIRRGKTGLSTAAPELEKMRGQHEIIDLIFEHRELAKLKSTYIDALPRLVDNASGRVHTSFNQTVTSTGRLSSSNPNLQNIPIRSELGREIRKAFIAEPKNLLVAADYSQIELRIVSALAGDERMIQAFREKRDIHTATAAAIWGVPEDKVDKDMRRSAKAINFGIIYGQGPRGLAQSAGISYAQAEEFIRKYFEVYSGVAEYMERTRALAREFGYVETIFGRRRYLPEINSHVAQLQAAAERMAINMPVQGAAADIMKIAMIKIHAGLSKISPKSKMILQVHDELVFEVPETEAKKVAAFAQEEMESAAKLAVPIVVEVESGKNWGSMDKII, encoded by the coding sequence ATGAAAGAGCAAAAAAAGAAAACCCTGCTTATTTTGGACGGCAATGCCCTGTTGCATCGCGCCTGGCACGCCTTGCCGCCCCTAACCGACCCCAAGGGCCGGATCGTTAACGCGGTTTACGGTTTTATTTCCGTGCTCTTGAAGATGATTAAGGAACAGGCGCCCGAATACATGGCCGTGACTTTCGATAAAGCCGGCCCGACTTTCCGGCATGAAGAATTTAAAGAATATAAAGCCACCCGCGTTAAACAGCCGGACGAGCTTTACGCGCAAATCCCCATGGTCAAGGATATTTTGCGTGTTTTTAATATTCCGGTATTTGAAGCCGCGGGTTATGAAGCCGACGACGTCATCGGTACGCTTTCCCGCATTCTTGATCCGCGTATGGACGTTGATTCAGTCATTGTCACCGGCGACATGGATACTCTTCAGCTCGTTGACCGGAACACCCGGGTTCTGGCTTTCGTGAAGGGTTTGAGCCAGGCCACCCTCTATGGCGAGTCTGAGGTGCGCGAGCGCTACGGCCTCCCGCCCGATCATCTCATTGATTACAAAGCAATTGCCGGCGACGCGTCCGACAATATTCCCGGCGTGCCGGGCATTGGTCCAAAGGGCGCCGGTGATTTGATTCGCGAATTTGACAGTCTGGAGAATGTGTATCACGAGGTTAAAGTCCATCCGGAAAAGTTTAAAAAAGGCACTTTGGAAAAATTACAAAAAGGTGAAAAAATGGCCAAATTAAGTCAAAAACTGTCCAAGATTATTATTGACGTGCCCATTAAGTTCGCGTTGGAAAAATGCGAGCTTGGCAAGTGGAACCGCGACGAAATGGTTGCCGCGCTTGGTGAATTTGGATTCAAGTCACTTATTGCGAAATTGCCCGGCGCGGAATCGGAAAATAAGGGAACGATGGAACAAGGGAACAATAGAACAAGCGGGCGGGTAGGCTCTATCCGGGAGATGGAAAAAGCATTGGCCGGAATTGCCAGAGAAAAACAAATCGCCGTGGCTGCGGAGATTGGGGCGGCCGGGCTTTTCGGTGCGAGCCTTGCCGGTCTGGCGGTTTATTTTCCGGAATCGGGCGCGCAGTTTTTTGATCTTGCAAGATTATCAAAAACCGATTTAAAAAAATTCGTCGATCTCGCGGCGCCGGTTCTTGAAAATGAAAATATAAAAAAAATCGGCCATGACCTGAAGCGCGAAGCCGCATTGCTCGCAGGGCAGGGCATCCGCTTGGCTGGTTTTGATTTTGATGTCATGATTGCCGCCTATCTCCTGTCATCCGGCACGCGGAGTTATGACCTTGAGTCCGTCATACTGCAGGAATTCGGCGAGGAGATGAAAATCGGAACCGCGGACTCGGCGGCAAATAAGATAAAGCGCATCTGGGATCTTCGGGACGCGCTTGAGCCGCGTCTTAGCGAGGCCGGCATGGCCAAATTGTTTCAGGAGATCGAAATGCCGCTCGTGCCCGTCCTTGCCGCCATGGAGCAGATCGGCGTGAAGATTGATTCCGGTTTTTTAAATAAAATGGCAGTAAAAGTAGATGAGAGCATTGAAAAGCTCAGCAAGAAAATTTATAAAATGGCCGGCGGTGAATTCAATATCAATTCTCCGACCCAGCTCAAGGAAGTGCTTTTCGAAAAACTTGCCATTTCCCCGGCCGGCATCCGCCGCGGCAAGACCGGGCTTTCCACCGCCGCGCCGGAACTTGAAAAAATGCGTGGTCAGCATGAGATTATTGATTTGATTTTTGAGCACCGCGAACTCGCTAAGCTCAAAAGCACCTATATTGACGCCCTGCCCCGGCTGGTTGATAACGCGTCCGGCCGCGTACATACGAGTTTCAATCAGACCGTAACTTCAACCGGCCGGCTCTCCTCTTCAAACCCCAACCTGCAAAACATTCCCATCCGCTCCGAACTTGGCCGTGAAATCCGCAAGGCTTTTATCGCCGAGCCGAAGAATCTTTTGGTTGCGGCCGATTACTCGCAGATTGAACTTCGCATTGTTTCCGCCTTGGCCGGCGATGAGCGCATGATCCAGGCGTTCCGCGAGAAACGCGACATTCATACCGCCACGGCGGCGGCCATCTGGGGCGTTCCGGAAGACAAAGTTGATAAAGATATGCGCCGATCCGCGAAAGCCATAAATTTCGGCATCATTTACGGCCAGGGGCCGCGCGGTCTCGCGCAGTCGGCGGGCATAAGTTACGCCCAAGCCGAAGAATTTATTCGCAAATATTTTGAGGTTTACTCCGGCGTGGCCGAGTACATGGAGCGTACCCGCGCTCTGGCGCGGGAGTTTGGTTATGTTGAAACAATTTTTGGCCGGCGGCGTTATCTTCCGGAAATTAATTCCCACGTGGCCCAGCTTCAGGCCGCGGCCGAACGCATGGCCATCAACATGCCGGTGCAAGGCGCGGCCGCGGATATCATGAAAATCGCCATGATTAAGATCCACGCCGGCTTGTCCAAGATTTCCCCGAAGTCAAAAATGATTCTGCAGGTGCATGACGAACTGGTGTTTGAGGTGCCGGAGACTGAGGCGAAAAAAGTTGCGGCTTTCGCGCAGGAAGAAATGGAGAGCGCGGCCAAACTCGCGGTGCCCATCGTCGTTGAAGTCGAGTCCGGTAAAAATTGGGGGAGCATGGATAAGATTATATAG